From Stigmatopora nigra isolate UIUO_SnigA chromosome 5, RoL_Snig_1.1, whole genome shotgun sequence, a single genomic window includes:
- the LOC144197285 gene encoding uncharacterized protein LOC144197285, giving the protein MLCWIFIRTGGIHFPHDKLAACLHCMMPVHFLKYLLNLIIKTFRFNSLKISSGNADLDTYNYTTYNYTTYNYTNCNYTNYNYTNYNYTNYNYTNYNYTNYNYTNYNYPNYNYPNYNYPNYNYPNYNYPNYNYANYNYANYNYTYTYNYTYTYNYTYTYVCMYIFMYILRYFIA; this is encoded by the coding sequence ATGCTGTGTTGGATATTCATTCGGACTGGaggcattcattttccacatgaCAAACTAGCAGCATGTTTACACTGCATGATGCCTGTGCACTTTTTAAAGTACCTACTCAATTTGATTATCAAAACTTTTAGATTTAATTCTCTGAAAATAAGCAGTGGTAATGCAGATTTGGACACCTACAACTACACCACCTACAACTACACCACCTACAACTACACCAACTGCAACTACACCAACTACAACTACACCAACTACAACTACACCAACTACAACTACACCAACTACAACTACACCAACTACAACTACACCAACTACAACTACCCCAACTACAACTACCCCAACTACAACTACCCCAACTACAACTACCCCAACTACAACTACCCCAACTACAACTACGCCAACTACAACTACGCCAACTACAACTACACTTACACCTACAACTACACTTACACCTACAACTACACTTACACCTacgtgtgcatgtatatatttatgtatatactaCGATATTTCATTGCATAG